A genomic window from Glycine max cultivar Williams 82 chromosome 17, Glycine_max_v4.0, whole genome shotgun sequence includes:
- the LOC100818160 gene encoding probable xyloglucan galactosyltransferase GT19, translating to MSKFHVMLLVLVALLWNSGASEAEECEKRWIHIRKLPSSLNLDLLANCSEYPMLDDLCPFLANHGLGQKTHNHSHSWYRTDPSMLELIFHRRMLEYPCLTQDPLQANAIYLPYYAALDSLRYLYGPEYNSSAKHGLSLFHFLQSDNPQIWNRHMGHDHFLVMARPAWDFSQPLFNDPPVWGTSFLELPQFFNLTALTLESRAWPWQEHAVPYPTSFHPPNLGLFESWLNRVRRSKRSVLAIFAGGGGVSATPNIRRSIRSECENATTSSDSSYDTLCEIVDCSNGICEHDPIRFMRPMLSASFCLQPPGDTPTRRSTFDAILAGCIPVFFEELSAKAQYGWHLPESEFEEFSVFIPKEEVVFRGMRILDVLQRIPRTRVRRMREKVLELIPSVLYRKHNSSPGLKTKKDAVDLAIDGTLDKIRSRLRDLHLDFVM from the coding sequence ATGTCGAAATTCCATGTGATGTTATTAGTGTTAGTGGCGTTGTTATGGAATTCAGGCGCATCAGAAGCAGAGGAATGCGAGAAGCGATGGATCCACATAAGAAAGCTCCCTTCAAGTTTGAACCTGGATCTGCTCGCTAACTGTTCGGAATACCCAATGTTGGACGACCTGTGTCCCTTCCTAGCAAACCACGGTCTGGGACAAAAAACCCACAACCACTCCCACAGTTGGTACCGAACCGACCCTTCCATGCTCGAACTCATCTTCCACCGTCGGATGTTGGAGTACCCATGCCTCACGCAAGATCCGCTCCAGGCTAACGCCATCTACCTCCCTTACTACGCCGCTCTCGACTCCTTACGCTATCTCTACGGCCCTGAATACAACTCCAGCGCCAAACACGGCCTCAGCCTCTTCCACTTTCTCCAATCCGACAACCCCCAAATCTGGAACCGCCACATGGGCCACGACCACTTCCTCGTCATGGCTCGTCCCGCTTGGGACTTCTCCCAGCCTCTCTTCAACGACCCTCCCGTTTGGGGCACTTCCTTTCTCGAGTTGCCTCAATTCTTCAACCTCACCGCCCTCACGCTCGAGTCCCGCGCGTGGCCCTGGCAGGAACACGCCGTTCCCTACCCGACCTCCTTCCACCCTCCCAACCTCGGACTCTTCGAATCCTGGCTCAACCGCGTCCGCCGCTCCAAGCGTTCCGTCTTAGCCATCTTCGCCGGCGGAGGCGGCGTCTCCGCCACGCCCAACATCCGCCGCAGCATAAGGAGCGAGTGCGAGAACGCTACTACCTCCTCGGATTCCTCCTACGACACGCTGTGCGAGATTGTGGATTGCTCCAACGGGATTTGCGAGCACGACCCTATTCGGTTCATGCGGCCAATGCTTTCGGCCAGTTTCTGCTTGCAGCCTCCAGGGGATACGCCCACACGCCGCTCCACGTTTGACGCCATACTCGCGGGGTGTATACCGGTTTTCTTTGAGGAACTTTCGGCGAAGGCTCAGTATGGGTGGCATTTGCCGGAGTCGGAGTTTGAGGAATTCTCCGTGTTTATACCGAAGGAGGAGGTGGTGTTCAGAGGGATGAGGATTTTGGATGTGTTGCAACGAATACCGAGAACTAGGGTtaggagaatgagggagaaggtTTTGGAGTTGATACCGAGTGTCTTGTACAGGAAGCATAATAGTTCCCCGGGTCTCAAAACTAAGAAGGATGCTGTTGATTTAGCCATTGATGGTACATTGGATAAGATTCGATCCAGGCTTCGGGATCTTCATCTTGATTTTGTTATGTAA
- the LOC100814264 gene encoding vesicle-associated membrane protein 724: MSQESFIYGFVARGTMVLAEYTEFTGNFPAIAAQCLEKLPSSNNKFTYNCDHHTFNFLVEDGYAYCVVAKESVSKQISIAFLERVKADFKKRYGGGKADTAVAKSLNKEFGPVMKEHMKYIIDHAEEIEKLIKVKAQVSEVKSIMLENIDKAIDRGENLTILADKTETLHSQAQEFKKQGTHVRRKMWYQNMKIKLVVLGILLLLVLVIWLSVCHGFNCAN, from the exons ATGAGTCAGGAATCGTTTATATATGGCTTCGTGGCTCGGGGGACGATGGTGTTAGCCGAGTACACCGAGTTCACTGGTAATTTCCCTGCAATTGCAGCTCAGTGTCTTGAGAAACTTCCCTCTTCCAATAACAAGTTCACCTACAATTGCGACCACCACACCTTCAATTTTCTCGTCGAAGATGGTTACG CTTACTGTGTTGTTGCCAAGGAATCTGTTAGCAAACAAATCTCTATTGCTTTCCTCGAACGTGTCAAAGCGGACTTTAAGAAAAGATATGGTGGTGGAAAGGCAGACACAGCTGTTGCCAAAAGTCTCAACAAGGAGTTCGG ACCAGTTATGAAAGAGCACATGAAGTATATCATAGACCATGCTGAAGAGATTGAAAAGCTAATAAAAGTGAAGGCTCAAGTTTCAGAAGTTAAAAGTATTATGTTAGAGAACATTGATAAG GCCATTGATAGAGGAGAAAATCTAACTATTCTTGCAGACAAGACAGAGACCTTGCACTCGCAA GCCCAGGAATTCAAAAAGCAAGGAACTCATGTCCGTCGGAAGATGTGGTATCAgaacatgaaaattaaattggtTGTTCTTGGAATTTTGTTGCTTTTGGTCCTGGTTATCTGGCTTTCTGTTTGCCATGGATTCAACTGCGCAAACTAG